In Lycium ferocissimum isolate CSIRO_LF1 unplaced genomic scaffold, AGI_CSIRO_Lferr_CH_V1 ctg11782, whole genome shotgun sequence, the genomic window AATCAAATTCACTTAATTCACTAATCAATCCAGCTGAAGTAAAAAATTCTTCCGAATCCTTTTCGAATTCGTCCACCTCTTCTCTCGGCAACTCATACCGACAAAGTGGACAAGTATTATTCTTCTTAAGCCAAGGAACAATACAGTGTTTATGAAAAAAATGGTTACAAGGCAATTCACTCACTTCCTTATTAACCTCCAATTCCTCCAAACAAATCGAACAGCTCTTCAACGGTTCCTTAATCTTCACAGTCGGTAATAAATCAATAAACGATTTCAGCGTCGGAGAAGAAAATCCAGTTGAGTTAAACTCAAACTCGAGATCATCAGAATCAGTCCACTCTGTATCAGATTCAGATtcataaaaaacaaaagaattagTGGTGGAAGGCGTAAAATTGGGATTAATAGAAGGTTCAGATTGAGGTGAAGGAGGGGTTGTAATGGGAGTGGCAATGGTGTAATTTGGAAGGAGGTGGCGGTGGAAGCAACGTGGGCAACGGaatgaggaggaggaggaggagctAACGGCGGTTGTGTTGGCGGTCGTGGTGATGTGGAAAGCGTCGTTGCAGTTATAGCAACGGTATGAACGCCGGTTTGGGGTGGAGGAAAGGGTGGCGGTGGTGGCTTCCGTCAATGACATGACGGTATATTTTGTGTACCTCTAGTCGTTTTCTCGAGGTGCTCTAGTGtaacttttcttattttttcgtTATtttggatttaagttatatacacagGCCGACCAAGGAATATTTCGGACACTTTCATATTTTGGTTTTTGCACAACCCTTCTCCCCCGATGCCCCCTCAGAAAAtgttacattttcttttttggctttTAACACCGCCAAGCACCCTCACCCCTCTCCCCTCCCCCGCGCCCACGgaattttttgttttacttatttttgtttatttttataaaaaaattataaaaatgggaactttatGTGGTTAAATTTTGTGTGGGGTGCGTGATGGGTGGAGGGTGGAGGGTGGATGGTGTGCATGGGtgggtggggttggtgggggtattttccataaaatattttctactaattaatcgaatatgagaaaataagtaaaaaaattacttaacttccatgaaaatatttttctccataTCGAACACATCTTAATTGATTATAGtaagttatttatttttcattttgattaCCAAATTATGTACTATAAATATTATTcccttcattttaatttatttgtattgacttggcacggagtttGAGAAAGTAGAAAAGGCCTTTGTATCTTATAGTCCTAAACTAAAGATGTGTTGAATGTATTCAAATAGCCTTTAATCTTGCAGTCTTAAATATTTGATTTGAacgtaaaaataaaataaaaaaacaaataaattgaaacacaGGGAGCATAAGAAATCGCAAAAATTAAAGTCTGAacttaaatataatttttatgcAGTTACTTTAGAGGTAATAGAGTGATCTTTACGAGAGTTATGAA contains:
- the LOC132041812 gene encoding E3 ubiquitin-protein ligase RDUF2-like, whose amino-acid sequence is MSLTEATTATLSSTPNRRSYRCYNCNDAFHITTTANTTAVSSSSSSSFRCPRCFHRHLLPNYTIATPITTPPSPQSEPSINPNFTPSTTNSFVFYESESDTEWTDSDDLEFEFNSTGFSSPTLKSFIDLLPTVKIKEPLKSCSICLEELEVNKEVSELPCNHFFHKHCIVPWLKKNNTCPLCRYELPREEVDEFEKDSEEFFTSAGLISELSEFDYEEFLVNGVVFVSTTTPPAFVPSSSEVGEDDDEVNESVPEEMRDEDGDMLMVDA